The following are encoded in a window of Microbacterium sp. LWO13-1.2 genomic DNA:
- a CDS encoding DUF2071 domain-containing protein, translating into MTVLREVRAHLRRRLLLSYRLDPEVARSLLPARFRPQLIKGYALAGVCVLGIEDVRPTWLRGRWGLRSENAAHRMAVEWDDAGETHRGVYIFERHSSAWSPVLFGGRLFPGVHRKARFTIDESGDRYALTMDAKGESLAADVEVGGEWRSDFFDTVDDASEFYRAGRIGWSRRQDGVTLEPVVLASEEWSVEGARMRSLRSSFFDALPPGAAVFDSVVVMRNLPLTLSAPRLG; encoded by the coding sequence ATGACTGTTCTGCGAGAGGTACGGGCGCACCTTCGTCGGCGACTCCTCCTCAGTTACCGACTCGACCCGGAAGTGGCTCGCAGCCTCCTCCCCGCGCGGTTCCGCCCGCAGCTCATCAAGGGATATGCGCTCGCCGGGGTCTGCGTACTGGGAATCGAGGACGTCCGCCCGACATGGCTTCGCGGACGGTGGGGCCTGCGCTCGGAGAACGCCGCGCACCGCATGGCCGTCGAGTGGGACGACGCCGGCGAGACTCATCGCGGTGTCTACATCTTCGAACGGCACAGTTCCGCGTGGAGTCCCGTGCTGTTCGGGGGCCGCCTGTTTCCCGGTGTGCACCGAAAGGCGCGATTCACGATCGACGAGTCCGGCGACAGGTATGCGCTGACGATGGATGCGAAAGGGGAGAGCCTCGCTGCCGACGTCGAAGTCGGAGGCGAATGGCGCAGTGACTTCTTCGATACCGTCGACGACGCCTCGGAGTTCTACCGCGCCGGACGCATCGGGTGGTCGCGCCGGCAGGACGGTGTGACCCTGGAGCCGGTGGTGCTCGCATCCGAGGAGTGGTCCGTGGAAGGGGCCAGAATGCGCAGCCTGCGCTCGTCGTTCTTCGACGCGTTGCCGCCTGGTGCGGCGGTGTTCGACAGCGTCGTCGTCATGCGGAATCTGCCGCTCACACTTTCGGCGCCGCGGCTCGGCTGA
- a CDS encoding metalloregulator ArsR/SmtB family transcription factor, with translation MEDEATTVFEALAHPTRRQILQDLKDGELAAGQIAAQFHATGPTISRHLRVLRGAGLISERRDANRILYSLVSGRLALTVGDFLSTVCPEQVVVREVRKRRSANAAKGEAIE, from the coding sequence ATGGAAGACGAAGCGACCACAGTCTTCGAGGCGCTGGCGCATCCGACCCGACGGCAGATCCTCCAGGACTTGAAAGACGGCGAGCTGGCCGCTGGCCAGATCGCCGCGCAGTTCCACGCGACGGGGCCCACCATCTCTCGTCACCTTCGCGTTCTTCGAGGTGCAGGACTGATCAGCGAGCGGCGCGACGCCAATCGCATCCTGTACTCGCTCGTCAGCGGACGCCTCGCCCTCACGGTCGGAGACTTCCTCTCCACCGTGTGCCCGGAACAGGTCGTGGTGCGCGAAGTGCGCAAGAGACGTTCGGCGAATGCCGCGAAGGGTGAGGCGATCGAATGA